A genomic stretch from Hymenobacter psoromatis includes:
- a CDS encoding transglycosylase: MWVLFGGGLVVALLYLGAVSVNFMNLFGRMPNLHALENPKSELASEIYSADGVLLGKYFRENRTPVEYKDLPQNVIDALIATEDVRFEEHSGIDFKSIMRVVGSLGRAGGGSTLTQQVAKVLFKTRADGLNNGTLNGTGKLGLLITKTKEWLLAIKLERNYTKREILRMYLNTVDYGSNAFGINTAAKTFFNKSPKQLTTPEAATLVGIVNAPSRFSPAMHPARSKRRRNWVLQQMVRANYLPADEMRRDTAKAIVLHYSVESSVQGLAPYFRTEVAKYLQTWARDTDHDLYADGLKIYTTLDSRMQAYAEKAVAEHLTLQQKWFSAQWKGQLPWRDENGRVIPGFLEASMRRTQRYKSLVERFEGNKDSVRYYLNHKYPMTVFSWQGEQQVMMSPMDSLAYYKRYLRAGFLAVNPLNGYVKAWVGGPNYKFFKFDHVRQGKRQPGSTFKPIVYTAAIDQGYSPCFPRPDVATTFPGVAGRPPYTPHNFEGAFSGRTFTLRQALARSMNSITAWLVFKLGPETVVAYAKRLGITSPIDAVPAVGFGASDCSIYELCGAYGTFVNKGVWTSPIMVTRIEDKNGNELRRFVAQTREALSEETAYVMTNMLQASTTEPGGTSTILHTGFKFNTTIGAKTGTTSNYSDAWFMGITPNLVCGMWVGGEDRSIHFRTGAYGQGARLALPLYGIFMKKVYADKSLDVDTGPFPLPAAPLTIELDCSKYYGAGQQDTIPNNQKMVQPKLDELDDKDI; encoded by the coding sequence ATGTGGGTGCTGTTTGGGGGCGGGCTGGTGGTGGCGCTGCTCTATTTGGGGGCGGTAAGCGTCAACTTTATGAATCTGTTTGGGCGAATGCCGAACCTGCACGCGCTGGAAAACCCCAAGAGCGAGTTGGCCTCCGAAATTTACTCGGCCGATGGCGTGCTGCTGGGCAAGTACTTCCGCGAAAACCGGACGCCGGTGGAGTATAAAGACCTGCCGCAGAACGTGATTGACGCGCTTATCGCCACCGAGGACGTGCGCTTTGAGGAGCACTCGGGCATTGACTTCAAGAGCATTATGCGCGTGGTGGGCAGCCTGGGCCGCGCCGGCGGCGGCTCCACGCTCACGCAGCAGGTGGCCAAGGTGCTGTTTAAGACCCGCGCCGACGGCCTCAACAACGGCACGCTCAACGGCACTGGCAAGCTGGGCCTGCTTATCACCAAAACCAAGGAGTGGCTGCTAGCTATCAAGCTGGAACGCAACTATACGAAGCGCGAAATCCTGCGCATGTACCTGAATACCGTCGATTACGGCTCCAATGCCTTCGGCATTAACACGGCGGCGAAGACGTTTTTCAACAAGAGCCCCAAGCAGCTTACTACCCCCGAGGCGGCGACGCTGGTGGGCATCGTGAACGCGCCGTCGCGGTTTAGCCCGGCCATGCACCCGGCGCGCTCGAAGCGCCGCCGCAACTGGGTGTTGCAGCAGATGGTGCGGGCCAATTACCTGCCGGCCGACGAGATGCGCCGCGACACGGCCAAGGCCATCGTGCTGCACTATAGCGTCGAAAGCTCCGTGCAGGGCCTGGCGCCGTACTTCCGCACCGAGGTGGCCAAATACCTGCAAACCTGGGCGCGCGACACGGACCACGACCTGTATGCCGACGGCCTGAAAATCTACACGACCCTCGATTCGCGGATGCAGGCCTACGCCGAGAAGGCCGTGGCCGAGCACCTGACCTTGCAGCAAAAGTGGTTTTCGGCGCAGTGGAAGGGGCAGCTGCCCTGGCGCGACGAGAACGGCCGGGTCATTCCCGGCTTTCTGGAGGCGTCGATGCGCCGCACCCAGCGCTACAAGTCGCTGGTTGAGCGCTTCGAGGGCAACAAGGATTCGGTGCGCTACTACCTCAACCACAAGTACCCGATGACGGTGTTTTCGTGGCAGGGCGAGCAGCAGGTGATGATGTCGCCGATGGATTCGCTGGCCTATTACAAGCGCTATTTGCGGGCCGGCTTCCTGGCCGTGAACCCGCTCAATGGCTACGTGAAGGCCTGGGTGGGGGGGCCGAACTACAAGTTTTTCAAATTTGACCACGTGCGGCAAGGCAAGCGCCAGCCGGGCTCCACGTTCAAGCCCATCGTCTATACGGCGGCCATTGACCAGGGCTACTCACCGTGCTTTCCGCGGCCCGACGTGGCCACGACCTTCCCCGGCGTGGCCGGCCGGCCGCCCTACACGCCCCACAATTTCGAGGGTGCTTTTTCGGGGCGCACCTTCACGCTGCGGCAGGCGCTGGCGCGCTCCATGAATTCTATCACGGCGTGGCTGGTGTTCAAGCTGGGGCCGGAAACGGTGGTGGCCTACGCCAAGCGCCTGGGCATCACGTCGCCCATCGATGCGGTGCCGGCAGTGGGCTTCGGCGCTTCCGATTGCAGCATCTACGAGCTGTGCGGGGCTTATGGCACTTTTGTAAATAAAGGCGTGTGGACCAGCCCGATTATGGTGACGCGCATTGAGGACAAGAATGGCAACGAGCTGCGCCGCTTCGTGGCCCAGACCAGGGAGGCCCTCAGCGAGGAAACGGCCTACGTGATGACCAATATGCTGCAAGCCAGCACCACCGAGCCAGGCGGCACCAGCACCATTCTGCACACGGGCTTCAAGTTCAACACCACTATCGGGGCCAAAACCGGCACCACCTCCAACTACTCCGACGCCTGGTTTATGGGCATCACGCCCAACCTGGTGTGCGGCATGTGGGTGGGCGGTGAGGACCGTAGCATTCACTTCCGCACCGGGGCCTACGGGCAGGGCGCGCGCTTGGCCCTACCCCTCTACGGCATCTTCATGAAGAAAGTGTACGCCGATAAGTCGCTCGACGTGGACACCGGGCCTTTCCCCCTGCCCGCCGCGCCGCTCACCATCGAGCTGGATTGCTCGAAATACTACGGCGCGGGCCAGCAGGATACCATCCCCAACAACCAGAAAATGGTGCAGCCCAAGCTGGATGAGCTGGATGACAAGGATATTTAG
- a CDS encoding excinuclease ABC subunit C, with amino-acid sequence MAASALLQEQINHLPHRPGVYKYYDDEGIIYVGKAVDLRKRVSSYFTKQDHNKKTQQLVKNIKRIEFTIVDSESDAFLLENNLIKQHQPKYNILLKDGKTYPYLLLTKERFPRLIPTRNKQPGDGQYFGPYANQGGLNVLLELIRALYPLRTCTYNLSPENVAAGKFKVCLEYHIGNCKGPCVGHEDEAVYGQYIQQIRQILNGDLRLPKQYFRDKMTAAAQEMQYELAHQFKQKLDKLDDFQAKSTIVSATLTNIDVFSIASNEKAAFVNYLKVMNGSIILTQNLELTKKLDESDGEVLAPLIMQLRQEYASEAREILTNVPIEPLPLPGVAVAQPQIGDKRKLLELSIKNVLYARKEKESMNEKSKDVNEVRIMEQIKKDLRLTELPKHIECFDNSNFQGDNPVAAMVCFRNARPSKKDYRHYHIKTVIGPNDFDSMYEVVHRRYRRLTDEGASLPQLIIVDGGKGQLSMAVKAIKDLNLWGQLAVIGIAKRLEEIYVPNDPLPLYIDKKSESLRLFQRMRDEVHRFGITFHRSLRDAGTLKTELTDVKGLGPVTADKLLSKFKSVKKIKELTEAELVAEVGKAKAKILLTYFTQQEITTPH; translated from the coding sequence ATGGCTGCCAGTGCTCTTCTTCAGGAACAAATCAACCACCTGCCCCACCGCCCCGGCGTGTATAAGTACTATGACGACGAGGGCATTATCTACGTAGGCAAGGCCGTGGACCTGCGCAAGCGCGTGAGCAGCTACTTCACCAAGCAGGACCACAACAAGAAGACCCAGCAGCTGGTCAAGAACATCAAGCGCATCGAATTCACCATTGTGGATTCGGAGTCGGATGCGTTTCTGCTCGAAAATAACCTTATAAAGCAGCACCAGCCCAAGTACAATATTCTGCTCAAGGATGGCAAAACTTACCCCTACCTGCTGCTGACCAAGGAGCGGTTTCCGCGCCTCATCCCGACCCGCAACAAGCAGCCCGGCGACGGCCAGTACTTTGGCCCCTACGCCAACCAGGGCGGCCTCAACGTGCTGCTGGAGCTGATTCGGGCCTTGTATCCGCTGCGCACCTGCACCTATAATCTGAGCCCCGAAAACGTGGCGGCCGGCAAGTTTAAGGTGTGCCTGGAATACCACATCGGCAACTGCAAAGGCCCGTGCGTGGGCCACGAGGACGAGGCTGTTTACGGCCAGTACATTCAGCAGATTCGGCAGATTCTGAACGGCGACCTGCGCTTGCCCAAGCAGTATTTCCGGGACAAGATGACGGCCGCCGCCCAGGAAATGCAGTACGAGCTGGCCCACCAGTTCAAGCAAAAGCTGGACAAGCTGGACGACTTCCAGGCCAAGAGCACCATCGTGAGCGCCACGCTCACCAACATCGACGTGTTCAGCATCGCTTCCAACGAAAAGGCGGCGTTCGTTAACTACCTCAAGGTGATGAACGGCAGCATCATTCTGACGCAAAATCTGGAGCTGACCAAGAAGCTGGATGAGTCGGATGGCGAAGTGCTGGCGCCCCTCATCATGCAGCTGCGCCAGGAATACGCGAGCGAGGCCAGGGAAATTCTTACCAACGTGCCCATCGAGCCCCTACCCCTCCCCGGCGTGGCGGTGGCCCAGCCCCAGATTGGCGACAAGCGCAAGCTGCTGGAACTGAGCATCAAAAACGTGCTCTATGCCCGCAAGGAGAAGGAAAGCATGAACGAAAAGAGTAAGGACGTGAACGAGGTGCGCATCATGGAGCAAATCAAAAAGGACCTGCGCCTGACCGAGCTACCCAAGCACATCGAATGCTTCGACAACTCTAACTTTCAGGGCGACAATCCGGTGGCGGCAATGGTGTGCTTCCGCAACGCCCGCCCGAGCAAGAAGGACTATCGGCATTACCACATCAAAACGGTCATCGGCCCCAACGACTTCGACAGCATGTACGAGGTGGTGCATCGCCGCTACCGCCGCCTCACCGACGAGGGCGCGAGCCTCCCCCAGCTCATCATCGTGGACGGCGGCAAGGGCCAGCTGAGCATGGCCGTGAAGGCGATTAAGGACCTGAATCTCTGGGGCCAGCTAGCCGTTATCGGCATCGCCAAGCGCCTCGAAGAAATCTACGTGCCCAACGACCCCCTACCCCTCTACATCGACAAGAAGAGCGAAAGCCTGCGCCTCTTCCAACGAATGCGCGATGAGGTGCACCGTTTCGGCATCACCTTCCACCGCTCGCTCCGCGACGCGGGCACCCTCAAAACCGAGCTGACCGACGTCAAAGGCCTCGGCCCCGTCACCGCCGATAAGCTCCTGAGCAAGTTCAAGTCCGTCAAAAAAATCAAAGAGCTAACCGAAGCGGAGCTAGTTGCCGAAGTCGGCAAAGCCAAAGCCAAAATTCTGCTCACCTACTTCACCCAACAAGAAATCACTACCCCCCACTAA
- a CDS encoding gliding motility protein GldN: MTRYFKALPITAVALLAALAGRAQEQATSTASTGAIRQIPVSDQMFRKTIWRAIDLREKQNRPMFSDGHEISRVIIDAVRRGELQPYKNDSLTSTFSPKEMSSNMSYAVEAPVSPDADGGDWGSTPAPKGTKKAAPANDGWGAPVASTPSATKRVAKKDASGRIMKDRRGKTIYTTVSTVAAAPPPPPPATSAEYRPKDIYQMELTEEMIFDKKRSRMYHQIKTISLKLPSTLGTNTSGLEKNIATFKYSDLVKVFRNNPQQAIWFNAQNDAQHKNLADAFELWLFNSYIVKVSNPSGDDLATQYGSEREGLLAAQQTAADLVEYEYSLWSF; the protein is encoded by the coding sequence ATGACCCGCTATTTCAAAGCACTGCCTATTACCGCCGTGGCCCTGCTGGCCGCGTTGGCGGGCCGGGCGCAGGAGCAGGCTACCTCGACCGCTTCGACGGGGGCCATCCGGCAGATTCCGGTTTCCGACCAAATGTTCCGCAAAACTATTTGGCGGGCCATTGACCTGCGTGAAAAGCAAAACCGCCCGATGTTTTCGGACGGTCACGAAATCAGCCGGGTTATTATTGATGCCGTAAGGCGCGGCGAGTTACAGCCTTACAAAAACGACTCGCTTACTTCGACGTTCTCGCCTAAAGAAATGTCGTCGAACATGTCGTACGCGGTAGAAGCGCCCGTTAGCCCCGATGCCGACGGTGGCGACTGGGGCAGCACCCCGGCTCCCAAGGGCACCAAGAAAGCAGCTCCGGCCAATGACGGCTGGGGTGCCCCCGTCGCGTCAACACCATCGGCAACCAAGCGCGTAGCTAAGAAGGATGCTAGCGGCCGCATTATGAAAGACCGCCGGGGTAAAACCATTTATACCACGGTGAGCACGGTAGCCGCCGCCCCGCCGCCCCCGCCGCCCGCTACTTCGGCCGAATATCGCCCCAAGGACATCTACCAGATGGAGTTGACCGAAGAGATGATATTTGATAAGAAACGTTCGCGGATGTATCACCAGATTAAAACCATCTCGCTGAAGCTGCCTTCTACGTTGGGTACGAATACTTCGGGCCTGGAGAAGAACATTGCCACGTTCAAATATTCGGACCTGGTAAAAGTGTTCCGCAACAATCCGCAGCAAGCCATCTGGTTTAACGCGCAGAACGATGCCCAGCACAAGAATCTGGCTGACGCGTTTGAACTGTGGCTGTTCAACTCGTACATCGTAAAAGTGTCAAATCCTTCGGGCGACGACCTGGCTACGCAGTACGGCAGTGAGCGTGAGGGCCTGCTGGCTGCTCAGCAAACGGCCGCTGACTTGGTTGAGTACGAGTACAGCCTGTGGTCTTTCTAA
- a CDS encoding gliding motility protein GldM → MAAANETPRQKMIGMMYLVLTALLALQVNSAILLKFKFIDDSLTDVNGKTETAADNTVKGIEAAVAKNRNQASDVAVLKKSQEIRDETKKVIDYLNGVRDNLYKATENTKGGNDYKNMSAEDKVAITMLGGKQNGLAYPLQKQLNGYSDYIKQFVPDARPLALDAKDDTRIAPNSEQKHKNFAELNFENTPVVAALAVLSQKETEVLKYQADALQKQAEKVGAKTIVFDKLGAFASAESNTVAAGTKYKADLFLTASASNLKPSMTYNGSSLAVGPDGHGKVEFTARPGNFDQAGNAKSSWTGTIRLNQAGRDTTFKVLVPYTITKPVMQIQSASVQALYFECGNKLSVQVPALGAQYQPSFSASGAQVITGQKGDVTLVPNAREVTLNVSSGGNAIGSQVFKVRPIPNPTIKCYVGGSEANEKQGTPGTSIRTVTLKAIPDPGFFTFLPEDARYRVSRFQAVLARGKRPVIGPKTVNGPQGDFSDMVNAYKEGDRLYIEVQSVQRMNFQNQVKDVNMTRAFNIPLQ, encoded by the coding sequence ATGGCAGCAGCTAATGAAACCCCGCGGCAGAAGATGATTGGCATGATGTATCTCGTGCTGACCGCTCTGCTCGCGCTCCAAGTTAACTCAGCTATCTTGCTGAAATTTAAGTTTATTGACGATAGCCTAACGGATGTCAATGGCAAAACCGAAACGGCGGCTGATAATACGGTAAAAGGTATTGAAGCAGCCGTGGCCAAGAATCGCAATCAAGCTAGTGACGTGGCCGTGCTCAAAAAGAGCCAGGAAATTCGGGATGAGACCAAGAAAGTTATTGACTACCTCAACGGGGTGCGTGATAACCTCTATAAGGCTACCGAAAACACCAAGGGTGGCAACGATTATAAGAATATGAGTGCCGAGGACAAGGTGGCTATCACCATGCTCGGCGGCAAGCAGAACGGCTTGGCCTACCCCCTGCAAAAGCAGTTGAACGGCTACTCGGACTACATCAAGCAGTTTGTGCCTGATGCGCGGCCATTGGCTCTCGATGCAAAGGATGATACGCGTATCGCGCCCAACTCGGAGCAGAAGCACAAAAACTTCGCGGAGCTAAATTTTGAGAATACCCCCGTGGTAGCCGCGCTGGCTGTACTGAGTCAGAAAGAGACGGAGGTACTGAAATACCAAGCCGACGCTCTGCAAAAGCAGGCTGAAAAGGTCGGTGCTAAGACCATCGTATTCGATAAGCTGGGTGCTTTCGCCTCTGCCGAATCAAACACGGTAGCCGCCGGCACCAAGTACAAGGCTGACCTGTTCCTGACGGCCAGCGCTTCCAACCTGAAGCCGAGCATGACTTACAACGGCTCGTCGCTGGCAGTTGGCCCCGACGGCCACGGTAAAGTTGAATTCACGGCTCGTCCCGGCAACTTCGACCAAGCTGGTAATGCCAAGTCCTCGTGGACGGGCACTATCCGTCTCAACCAGGCCGGCCGCGATACTACGTTCAAAGTGCTGGTTCCCTATACTATAACCAAGCCCGTCATGCAGATTCAGTCGGCTTCGGTGCAGGCGCTGTATTTTGAGTGTGGCAATAAACTGAGCGTGCAAGTACCTGCTCTTGGTGCTCAGTATCAGCCTAGTTTCTCAGCCTCGGGTGCTCAGGTTATCACCGGTCAAAAAGGTGATGTGACGCTCGTGCCTAACGCTCGTGAAGTAACACTAAACGTGAGCAGCGGTGGCAATGCAATTGGGTCACAGGTCTTTAAAGTACGCCCAATTCCGAACCCGACTATTAAGTGCTATGTTGGGGGTAGCGAAGCAAATGAGAAGCAGGGTACCCCTGGTACTTCCATTCGTACAGTGACATTGAAAGCTATTCCAGACCCTGGCTTTTTCACGTTCCTGCCGGAAGATGCGCGTTATCGCGTTTCGCGCTTCCAGGCGGTGCTGGCCCGTGGTAAGCGCCCGGTAATCGGCCCTAAGACTGTCAACGGTCCGCAGGGTGATTTCAGTGACATGGTGAACGCTTATAAAGAAGGTGACCGCTTGTATATCGAAGTACAGAGCGTTCAGCGCATGAACTTCCAAAACCAAGTAAAGGATGTGAATATGACCCGCGCGTTCAATATCCCGCTGCAATAA
- a CDS encoding gliding motility protein GldL has protein sequence MARKKNFLYDDVMPKVYGIGAAVVIIGALFKILHWKGADTMLMVGLGTEAVIFFLSAFQPHQSDHDWALVYPELSEGYDPSTNDNRFRDSAPQPNGLTGKLDDMLKNANVTPEALTNLGQGLNRLSATTAQLGQLGDATNATDEYTQKVRTAANSLDGINKAYSNTVEAVTSLSGATNDAKEYHMQVQTVTKNLGALNAVYEMELQDANTHLKSMNQFSGMMAKAMENMVQTGKDTESLQGQVSDLTGNLTSLNRVYGNMLNAMRAGAAS, from the coding sequence ATGGCTCGCAAGAAAAATTTCCTCTATGACGACGTAATGCCGAAAGTATATGGCATTGGCGCAGCAGTTGTTATTATCGGTGCTCTATTCAAAATCCTGCACTGGAAAGGTGCTGATACTATGCTAATGGTAGGTCTCGGAACCGAGGCCGTTATCTTCTTCCTCAGTGCTTTCCAGCCTCACCAGTCCGACCACGACTGGGCACTGGTTTACCCGGAGTTGAGCGAGGGCTACGACCCTTCAACCAACGACAATCGCTTCCGCGACAGCGCTCCCCAGCCCAATGGCCTGACCGGCAAGCTGGACGACATGCTGAAAAACGCTAACGTTACCCCCGAAGCCCTCACCAACCTGGGCCAGGGCCTGAACCGCCTCAGTGCCACCACCGCGCAGCTCGGTCAGCTTGGCGATGCTACCAACGCCACGGACGAATACACGCAGAAAGTGCGCACGGCCGCCAACTCACTTGACGGCATCAACAAGGCTTACTCTAACACGGTAGAGGCGGTTACGTCGCTCTCGGGGGCTACCAACGATGCCAAGGAATACCACATGCAGGTGCAGACCGTGACCAAGAACCTGGGCGCGCTGAACGCGGTGTACGAGATGGAGCTGCAAGACGCCAATACCCACCTCAAGTCCATGAACCAGTTTTCGGGCATGATGGCCAAGGCGATGGAGAATATGGTGCAGACCGGCAAAGACACCGAAAGCCTGCAAGGCCAGGTATCCGACCTCACCGGCAACCTCACTTCGCTCAATCGGGTGTACGGCAACATGCTGAACGCCATGCGGGCCGGTGCTGCCAGCTAG